The DNA segment ATGAAATCCACGATATCTATTCTTTCTCTTATTTCATCAGAAATATTCATTTTAATCCCGCGATGGTTACGCCATCGCCGCCTTCATAGGGATTTCCCATACGAAAATCCTTTATAAAAGGATGATTTTTAAGCACTTCCCTTACTGCATTCTTTAAGATACCATTTCCTTTTCCGTGAACAATCCTTACTGTAGATACATCTCTTAAAATACAGCTATCTATAAATCTCTCCACTTCTATCAAAGCTTCGTCCCTTCTCTTTCCAATGATATTTACCTCTAAAGTATAATCATTTTTTACAGGATTTACCTCTATCTTTTTTTCTTGTTTTGTCTTCATTTCTTTTATCTTTTGTATTTCAGAGAAAGGAAGGCTGACTATTTTCCCCTCATAATCAACCATTGCATATCTTTTACTCACTGCAACAATTTTTCCCGTGTGTATTCCAGCTATCTTTACACTATCGCCCACCCCGAATGCGGTTTTTTCTTGTATCTCTTCTTCCTTGAATATGCTTCTCGCTTGCCTGTTTATGTTTTCTAATTCTCTATGAATGGAAGGGAGTGCCCTTTCTTTTATTAAAGGTTTTATCTTCTCCCTTATCTCTGCTATGAGATTTTCATATTCTCTTTTCTTTTCTTCTCTCTCCTTATGTGTACCCAAAAGTATTTCTCTTTGCTGCTCTTTTATTTCCTTCAATGCCAGTTTCTCTGCCCCCAATGTTTCTAATTTCAGTTCCAATTCCTTTATCAACTCATCTATCTTACTTACAGAAACCTCATCTTTAGCTTTTTCTATTAGTTTGTGAGGAAGATACAATGAGGCAATATCCAGGGCATAACTCTTCCCTATTCTTCCATATTCCAGCTCATATGTAGGGGAAAGTTTTTCTTCATCAAACAAAAACGCCGCTGTTTGTATGTCCTTCAGGCGTCTTATAATATTACGAGAATGAGTGGTTACAACATTAAGGCAGTTCTTTTGTTTTAAATATTCAATGATCGCCGCAGCTATAGCTTCTCCCTCTTTGGGGTCTGTTCCTGCTCCAATTTCATCCAGCAAGAGAAGACTATTTTCATCTGCATTTTCACATATTTCTTTCATCCTTTTCATCTTTGCCGAATATGTGCTGAGGTTTTCTTCTATACTCTGCTCATCACCAATAGAGGCAAATATATCTTTTATTTCACCTATTCTACCCGCTCGTATGGGGATGGGCAGTGCCACATAACTCATCAGCACAAGCAGCCCTATAGTTTTCAAAAACACCGTTTTCCCACCTGTATTCGGCCCCGTCACAATAAGTGTGCAATACGGCTTTCCAATAATAATATCTGTAGCTACAGTTTCTTTCTCATTTTTATACAAAAGCAACGGATGCCTTGCACCATGAAAATCAATTATATTTTCCCTTACAAACTCAGGAAAAGAAGCAGAAAATCTTTTGGCATATAGCCATTTCACAACCTGAGTATCTATTTCAGCAACCAATTCCATATTTTTTACAATCTTTTTCCGCTCTTTTCTCATCATATTCGTTAAGAACAATAGAATACGGGAAATTTCCTTTTCTTCTTCTATATTACACCTAAAAAGCTCGTTGTTTTCGTTGTGTATTAGCTCCGGTTCAACAAAATAGCTCATACCGCTATGGGATATATCCACTATTCTGCCCTTCAGATACTGTTTAAAATTGGGTCTCACCAATATGGTATATCTACCATCTCTGATGGTAATCGTTTTTTCTACGATTACATTATGTAGAATCGATTTCTCTAATAGCTTGACTAATTTTCTGTTCGCATTACTGCGAAATCTTCTTATTTTGTTTCTCAAGTTAAGAAGGCAAGCAGAGGCATCGTCTTTTACTCTTCCCTCGTTGTCGATAGCTTTTTCTATCTCTTGACAAAGCTCGCAGCAAGGATTCAATCCTCTTTCAATTTCCTTTAAATAAGCTTTCGAATGAGAAAAAAACACTCGTAAAGCATCTATCATCTTTAAAAATCGGGCAATCTTATACAACCCTATGCCACTCAATTTAGATTCTTTGACCTTTTTAACCTCATTTTGTATATCTATGTTTTGAAGAGGGGGAGAGCCTCTGTTATTCAAAAACTCAAACATCTCCTCTGCTTTTTCCTTTTCCTGCTGTGCAAAAGCAAGGTCAAATTGAGGATTAAGGTTTTCTATTCTCTGTTTTCCATAGGATGTATGTGCACTCTCAGCCAGCAGAGAAAGTAACTTGTCAAATTCTAAAATATGCAGGACATCTCTCATCTTTTATTGAATAACCCCCTTCTTTTACAGTGTCAAGCTCAACTAATATAAGTATTATTAAAACTATTTGTAATTGACAAAATATACATCCATGCGTAAACTTCCCACATGAAAAAAGATTTTATCTCCATTGCAGATTTTTCCAAGGAAGAAATAGAAGAATTACTAGAGCTGTCTTCTTTT comes from the Deltaproteobacteria bacterium genome and includes:
- a CDS encoding Smr/MutS family protein; translated protein: MRDVLHILEFDKLLSLLAESAHTSYGKQRIENLNPQFDLAFAQQEKEKAEEMFEFLNNRGSPPLQNIDIQNEVKKVKESKLSGIGLYKIARFLKMIDALRVFFSHSKAYLKEIERGLNPCCELCQEIEKAIDNEGRVKDDASACLLNLRNKIRRFRSNANRKLVKLLEKSILHNVIVEKTITIRDGRYTILVRPNFKQYLKGRIVDISHSGMSYFVEPELIHNENNELFRCNIEEEKEISRILLFLTNMMRKERKKIVKNMELVAEIDTQVVKWLYAKRFSASFPEFVRENIIDFHGARHPLLLYKNEKETVATDIIIGKPYCTLIVTGPNTGGKTVFLKTIGLLVLMSYVALPIPIRAGRIGEIKDIFASIGDEQSIEENLSTYSAKMKRMKEICENADENSLLLLDEIGAGTDPKEGEAIAAAIIEYLKQKNCLNVVTTHSRNIIRRLKDIQTAAFLFDEEKLSPTYELEYGRIGKSYALDIASLYLPHKLIEKAKDEVSVSKIDELIKELELKLETLGAEKLALKEIKEQQREILLGTHKEREEKKREYENLIAEIREKIKPLIKERALPSIHRELENINRQARSIFKEEEIQEKTAFGVGDSVKIAGIHTGKIVAVSKRYAMVDYEGKIVSLPFSEIQKIKEMKTKQEKKIEVNPVKNDYTLEVNIIGKRRDEALIEVERFIDSCILRDVSTVRIVHGKGNGILKNAVREVLKNHPFIKDFRMGNPYEGGDGVTIAGLK